The following proteins come from a genomic window of Halorussus halophilus:
- a CDS encoding transposase: protein MALDYGFYKCDIGVDGRPIGGSLCPRPPRQSRLWEMWNKKFTDDHRDFCKTVAVELLGLARDNGIPAPDAVFQPEETEATSERSEIRLIAEKTEEVWRQAKPFVTDCFSLKRGQNWQIHENAFWEQHTYMGMREDMYARGGHRSFIHDTSRTYDETPTGSTHRYQLGKLSVEEIRSMLRNTTRMLIARARHNSELVGKLWAAIDVTKGFEFTGDLDGYEDEILGYSDGKPYYQWAVIKLVGFDIPLILDAIPRVRGQSKDEIVDELLTHATDMVDDLDLVMMDREFDSAGVKDTCETHGVHYLNPTRIFNGSDEAATIDWMLRNDEYFHVTEEDTPDGVPSRKQIYLPKRTGSDEDVSEESEAETEGEEVSDVRQEMLDEWGFENDDLDEGTESPFARLLADIRRDEETRKRLATTKDDKAREGPGIVVFETNHPYVTAQDADGQRMDGKAFIHMVERMVRRYRHRWGIENGFKKLKHFMVRTTSKERNYRFFNFAFACVLYNVWRLVDLLVKLALEGENSAYKPRVDANQFLTVAKKYYGLDPPD from the coding sequence AGACTGTTGCGGTGGAACTCCTTGGACTTGCCCGTGACAACGGAATCCCAGCACCCGATGCCGTGTTTCAGCCCGAAGAGACAGAGGCGACCAGCGAGCGGTCAGAAATTCGCCTCATCGCAGAGAAGACCGAGGAGGTCTGGAGACAGGCGAAACCATTCGTGACCGACTGCTTCAGTCTCAAGCGCGGCCAGAATTGGCAGATACACGAGAATGCCTTCTGGGAACAGCATACGTACATGGGGATGCGTGAGGACATGTACGCCCGTGGTGGACATCGTTCGTTTATACACGATACGTCTCGCACCTATGATGAGACGCCCACCGGCTCAACTCACCGCTACCAGCTAGGCAAGCTCAGCGTCGAAGAAATCCGCTCGATGCTTCGGAATACGACCCGAATGCTCATCGCCCGTGCCCGGCACAACTCCGAACTGGTCGGCAAGCTCTGGGCGGCCATCGACGTGACCAAGGGATTCGAGTTCACGGGCGACCTCGATGGCTACGAGGATGAGATTCTCGGGTATTCCGATGGGAAACCGTACTACCAGTGGGCGGTCATCAAACTCGTCGGCTTCGACATCCCGCTCATCCTTGACGCCATTCCTCGCGTAAGAGGGCAGTCAAAGGACGAAATCGTAGACGAGTTACTGACTCACGCGACAGACATGGTGGACGACCTCGACCTCGTAATGATGGACAGGGAGTTCGATAGCGCGGGCGTCAAGGACACCTGTGAGACTCATGGCGTCCACTACCTCAATCCGACGCGCATCTTTAATGGGAGTGACGAGGCGGCCACTATCGACTGGATGCTCCGCAACGACGAATACTTCCACGTCACTGAGGAGGACACGCCAGACGGAGTGCCCTCTCGGAAGCAGATTTACCTTCCAAAGCGAACCGGCTCAGACGAGGATGTTTCGGAGGAGAGCGAAGCAGAGACCGAGGGAGAGGAGGTTTCAGATGTGCGGCAGGAGATGCTTGACGAGTGGGGTTTCGAGAACGATGATTTGGATGAGGGCACGGAATCCCCGTTTGCTCGGCTCCTCGCGGACATCCGTCGTGACGAAGAAACTCGCAAGCGCCTAGCGACTACCAAGGATGACAAAGCGAGGGAAGGCCCCGGCATCGTCGTGTTCGAGACGAATCACCCGTATGTGACAGCACAAGACGCCGACGGCCAGCGGATGGATGGGAAAGCGTTCATCCACATGGTTGAGCGGATGGTACGTCGTTATCGGCATCGCTGGGGTATCGAGAACGGTTTCAAGAAGCTCAAGCACTTCATGGTGCGGACGACCTCGAAGGAGCGCAACTATCGGTTCTTCAACTTCGCGTTCGCGTGCGTGCTGTACAACGTGTGGCGGTTGGTTGACTTACTGGTGAAGCTCGCACTCGAAGGCGAGAATAGTGCGTACAAACCGCGTGTTGACGCGAATCAGTTCCTCACAGTGGCGAAGAAATACTACGGACTCGACCCGCCTGACTAA